One genomic window of Acidovorax radicis includes the following:
- a CDS encoding ABC transporter permease, with protein sequence MNTSHSTTVATATADAAAPASLSPSRRAWLRFKRNRLGYWSLLIFCALVLVSLCAELVSNDRPLIVRYEGQTYFPMLKDYPEKTFGGDFETPTDYLDPFIKERLSEGANWALYTLNPYGPNTLNYFAKAPNPSAPTTDNWLGTDDRGRDLLAQLLYGFRVSVLFALALTVTGVLLGVITGAIQGFFGGKTDLAFQRFIEIWGSMPELYLLIIFSAVFAPSISLLLILLSLFGWMGLSDYVRAEFLRNRQLDYVKAARALGVGNGQIIWRHILPNSLTPVVTFLPFRMSAAILALTSLDFLGLGVPPGTPSLGELLSQGKNNIDAWWISLSTFAVLVVTLLLLTFMGDALRDALDPRKADQ encoded by the coding sequence TTGAACACTTCACACAGCACCACGGTCGCCACGGCCACTGCTGACGCCGCCGCCCCCGCATCCCTGTCCCCCAGCCGCCGCGCCTGGCTGCGCTTCAAGCGCAACCGCCTGGGCTACTGGAGCCTTCTGATTTTTTGCGCGCTGGTGCTGGTCAGCCTGTGCGCCGAGTTGGTCAGCAACGACCGGCCCCTCATCGTGCGCTATGAAGGGCAGACTTACTTCCCCATGCTCAAGGACTACCCCGAGAAAACCTTCGGAGGTGACTTTGAAACCCCCACTGATTACCTTGACCCCTTCATCAAAGAGCGCCTGAGCGAAGGCGCCAACTGGGCGCTCTACACCCTCAACCCCTACGGCCCCAACACGCTCAACTACTTTGCCAAGGCGCCCAACCCTTCGGCCCCTACGACGGACAACTGGCTGGGCACCGACGACCGGGGCCGTGACCTGTTGGCCCAGTTGCTCTACGGATTTCGGGTGAGTGTGCTGTTTGCCCTGGCGCTCACCGTGACGGGGGTTTTGCTGGGCGTGATCACGGGCGCCATTCAGGGTTTTTTTGGCGGCAAGACCGACCTTGCGTTCCAGCGATTCATTGAAATCTGGGGCTCCATGCCCGAGCTGTATCTCCTCATCATCTTCAGTGCCGTGTTCGCGCCCAGCATCTCGCTGCTGCTAATCTTGCTGAGCCTGTTTGGCTGGATGGGATTGAGCGACTATGTGCGCGCCGAGTTTCTGCGCAACCGCCAGCTCGACTACGTCAAGGCCGCACGTGCGCTGGGCGTGGGCAATGGCCAGATCATCTGGCGCCATATCTTGCCCAACAGCCTGACGCCCGTGGTCACGTTCTTGCCGTTTCGCATGAGCGCGGCGATATTGGCGCTCACCTCGCTTGATTTTCTTGGGCTGGGAGTGCCGCCGGGTACGCCCTCGTTGGGCGAGCTGCTGAGCCAAGGCAAAAACAACATTGATGCGTGGTGGATTTCGCTCTCCACGTTTGCCGTTTTGGTGGTGACCTTGCTGCTGCTGACCTTCATGGGTGACGCGCTGCGCGATGCCCTTGACCCGCGAAAGGCCGACCAATGA
- a CDS encoding ABC transporter ATP-binding protein has product MTAHPLPSAVPLPSPAHASRGTADTTQAPLLDVKDLHVRFGTKEVVRGVSFRIAAGEKLALVGESGSGKTITALSLLRLAGDAAITGQVLMHGRGDLLALTERQMRGVRGGDIAMVFQEPMTALNPLMTIGMQIAEILQLKKGLTGAQCAQAAIELLSTTGIPEPARRANSFPHQLSGGQRQRAMIAMALASEPKLLLADEPTTALDVTLRGQILDLLSDLQRQTGMAVLLITHDLNLVRRFADRVAVMEHGVLVEQGPVAEVFGAPQHDYTRRLIASRPRRDVIDTAPPPGSMPVIKTQGLRVVYPTPLPGVRGWFGKGEFVAVQGATLQLLPGQTLGVVGESGSGKSTLAQAILGLLPYAGDLQVGGGAWQQPATRNTAVNQRLRQRVQVVFQDPFSSLSPRLTVEEIVGEGLKVHEPGLTAAQRRERVESVLAEVGLAEAQYPRLLDRYPHEFSGGQRQRVAIARALIVQPQVLVLDEPTSALDVTIQQQVLTLLQRLQKEKSLSYLLITHDVDVIRAMAHEVLVMKDGAVLESGGVNEVLDDPQHPYTQRLVAAAAVPALA; this is encoded by the coding sequence ATGACTGCCCACCCTTTACCGTCGGCGGTGCCGTTGCCATCGCCCGCCCATGCCAGCCGGGGCACGGCCGACACCACACAGGCGCCGCTACTCGACGTCAAAGACCTTCACGTGCGTTTTGGCACCAAAGAGGTCGTGCGCGGTGTGAGTTTTCGCATTGCTGCGGGCGAAAAACTGGCGCTGGTGGGCGAGTCGGGCTCGGGCAAAACCATCACGGCGCTGAGTCTGCTTCGGCTGGCGGGCGATGCCGCCATCACCGGGCAGGTGCTGATGCATGGGCGTGGCGATCTGCTGGCCCTGACAGAGCGGCAGATGCGCGGTGTGCGGGGCGGTGACATTGCCATGGTGTTTCAGGAGCCCATGACGGCGCTCAACCCGCTGATGACCATCGGCATGCAGATTGCCGAAATCCTGCAGCTCAAAAAGGGCCTCACGGGCGCGCAGTGTGCCCAGGCGGCCATCGAGCTGCTGTCCACAACCGGCATCCCGGAGCCCGCGCGTCGCGCCAACAGTTTTCCGCACCAGTTGAGTGGTGGCCAGCGCCAGCGCGCCATGATTGCCATGGCCCTGGCCAGCGAACCCAAGCTCTTGCTGGCCGACGAGCCCACCACGGCGCTGGATGTGACGCTGCGCGGGCAGATTCTTGACCTGTTGTCCGACCTGCAGCGCCAGACCGGCATGGCCGTGCTGCTCATCACCCACGACCTGAATCTGGTGCGCCGTTTTGCCGACCGGGTTGCGGTGATGGAGCATGGCGTTCTGGTCGAGCAGGGGCCGGTGGCCGAGGTGTTCGGCGCGCCACAACACGACTACACGCGCCGACTCATCGCCAGCCGCCCCCGGCGCGATGTGATCGACACCGCGCCCCCCCCAGGTTCAATGCCGGTGATCAAGACACAGGGTTTGCGGGTGGTCTATCCGACCCCTTTGCCGGGTGTTCGCGGGTGGTTTGGCAAGGGTGAGTTCGTGGCCGTGCAAGGCGCCACGTTGCAGTTGTTGCCTGGGCAGACCTTGGGGGTGGTGGGTGAGTCTGGCTCGGGTAAATCCACGCTGGCGCAGGCCATTTTGGGCCTGCTGCCCTATGCCGGGGATTTGCAGGTGGGCGGCGGGGCATGGCAGCAGCCGGCAACGCGCAACACTGCGGTCAACCAGCGCCTGCGCCAGCGGGTGCAGGTGGTGTTTCAGGACCCCTTTTCATCGTTGTCGCCACGCCTTACCGTCGAGGAAATTGTGGGCGAGGGGCTCAAGGTGCACGAGCCCGGTCTGACCGCCGCCCAGCGTCGTGAGCGCGTCGAGTCCGTGCTGGCCGAGGTGGGTTTGGCCGAGGCACAATACCCGCGCCTGCTGGACCGGTATCCGCACGAGTTTTCAGGCGGCCAGCGCCAGCGTGTGGCGATCGCGCGAGCGCTGATCGTGCAGCCCCAGGTGCTGGTTTTGGATGAGCCCACCAGTGCGCTGGACGTGACCATCCAGCAGCAGGTGCTCACGCTGCTGCAGCGCCTGCAAAAGGAGAAATCCTTGAGCTACCTGCTCATCACCCACGATGTGGATGTCATACGCGCGATGGCGCACGAGGTGCTGGTGATGAAAGACGGCGCGGTGCTTGAAAGCGGCGGCGTGAACGAGGTGCTGGATGATCCTCAGCACCCTTACACACAGCGCCTGGTTGCCGCTGCCGCCGTTCCTGCACTCGCCTGA
- a CDS encoding lipocalin family protein — protein MRTDNAPRRRHTGWTLMIGAAAVVALAALSACSTPRTPEGIKPVSGFDVERYLGHWHEVARIEHSFERGLIQTSATYSRNQDGTVKVVNRGYDPIAKKWKEAEGTARFVGDPNQAALKVSFFGPFYGGYNVVALDENYQWAMVVGSSTDYLWILSRTPSLPWHVREHLVERARAMGLDVTKILWMPPASEQLARRGVMT, from the coding sequence ATGCGCACTGATAACGCCCCCCGTCGTCGCCACACCGGCTGGACCTTGATGATCGGCGCCGCCGCTGTGGTGGCGCTGGCGGCCCTGTCTGCCTGTTCCACACCCCGCACACCCGAAGGCATCAAGCCAGTCAGCGGGTTTGACGTGGAACGTTATCTAGGTCATTGGCACGAAGTGGCGCGCATAGAGCATTCCTTCGAGCGTGGACTGATCCAGACCAGCGCGACCTACAGTCGCAACCAGGACGGCACCGTGAAGGTGGTGAACCGGGGCTACGACCCCATAGCCAAGAAGTGGAAAGAAGCCGAGGGCACGGCACGCTTCGTAGGCGACCCGAACCAGGCCGCCCTCAAGGTGTCGTTCTTCGGCCCCTTCTATGGTGGCTACAACGTGGTGGCGCTGGATGAAAACTACCAGTGGGCCATGGTGGTGGGCTCCAGCACAGACTATCTATGGATACTCTCGCGCACACCCAGCCTGCCCTGGCATGTGCGCGAACACCTTGTGGAACGCGCTCGCGCCATGGGCCTTGATGTGACGAAAATCCTGTGGATGCCACCCGCCAGTGAGCAATTGGCGCGGCGCGGCGTCATGACGTAA
- a CDS encoding DUF1003 domain-containing protein, which translates to MSAHAPLPTSTDAPAQAPLPVDHLRFHRPHAHLAPAFGTDRFALRAEAFARFFGTPLFLGTQTVVVVLWIAINLLGATTFDPYPFILLNLAFSLQAAYAAPLILLAQTRQATRDKAHAEADAEHREALAVANEQRQSIAAQNAAQLLELLEQNTRLTAQTRELAARLEALTVEIHQRFVAPAGQA; encoded by the coding sequence ATGTCAGCCCATGCCCCGTTACCGACGTCCACCGATGCCCCGGCACAGGCACCTTTGCCCGTGGATCACCTGCGTTTTCACAGGCCCCACGCGCATCTGGCGCCCGCCTTTGGCACTGACCGGTTTGCCCTGCGGGCCGAGGCCTTTGCACGTTTTTTTGGTACGCCGTTGTTTCTGGGGACGCAGACGGTGGTTGTGGTGCTGTGGATTGCGATCAACCTGTTGGGCGCCACCACGTTCGATCCATATCCTTTCATCTTGCTGAACCTGGCATTCAGCCTGCAGGCCGCCTATGCTGCGCCCTTGATCCTGCTGGCCCAGACCCGCCAGGCCACGCGGGACAAGGCCCATGCCGAGGCCGATGCGGAGCATCGCGAGGCGTTGGCCGTTGCCAACGAGCAGCGCCAGTCCATTGCTGCGCAAAACGCAGCCCAGTTGTTGGAGCTGCTGGAGCAGAACACCCGGCTGACCGCGCAGACCCGTGAACTGGCGGCACGTCTGGAGGCGTTGACCGTTGAGATTCATCAGCGTTTTGTGGCGCCTGCCGGGCAGGCCTGA
- a CDS encoding FlxA-like family protein yields MQISIATSSSGATSGARGGNDVAKLQKQLRELTEELRGVASQDMDAKAKQEKVKLLQAQIQMVQQQIAAIQRQNQQDQADKLQQAQDAKKSDTKTPSTSGKTPGLGNNVDTFA; encoded by the coding sequence ATGCAGATCTCCATTGCCACCTCTTCTTCTGGCGCCACCTCGGGCGCCCGCGGCGGCAATGACGTTGCCAAACTCCAAAAGCAGCTGCGCGAGCTGACCGAGGAACTGCGCGGTGTGGCCTCACAAGACATGGATGCCAAGGCCAAGCAGGAGAAGGTCAAACTGCTGCAGGCCCAGATCCAGATGGTGCAGCAGCAGATTGCGGCCATTCAGCGCCAAAACCAGCAAGACCAGGCCGACAAGCTGCAACAGGCGCAAGACGCCAAAAAATCTGACACTAAAACACCGTCGACCAGCGGTAAAACGCCAGGCCTTGGCAACAACGTGGACACCTTTGCCTGA
- a CDS encoding PhnD/SsuA/transferrin family substrate-binding protein, with translation MFCHVRTGAFLLGATVIFGPVAAQTDGNSATHNRATARAAAPAPAPAPSFGGPREKLVVAMPKTYDKSETMLVWGDYFNHLARCGNIDLQNQQGESLERSTNIDTLGEKELIGDLIAGKVQLAQVNPGLVPQLVAAGQPAPFGVPGNKASGVRNSYKLILITRVDSPYKQPKDLVGAKIAHTTPTSNSGNLAPRALFPAIGLVPDQNYEVVFSKGHERSVTGVMHGFYPAAAVASDLYQRMVVKGEVKGSSIRTLWESPPFMTETWTLGKDVSPDLQARVKKCSYAYNFSPKLRQLLPGNDTFLPINFDRDFATVMEVYNKTQKAGAAKAAGK, from the coding sequence ATGTTTTGTCATGTACGTACTGGCGCATTCTTGTTGGGCGCTACCGTGATCTTCGGCCCGGTGGCCGCACAAACGGACGGCAACAGCGCGACCCACAACCGCGCAACGGCGCGCGCTGCCGCACCAGCACCGGCTCCCGCCCCCAGCTTTGGCGGCCCTCGCGAAAAGCTGGTGGTTGCCATGCCAAAAACCTACGACAAGAGCGAAACGATGCTGGTGTGGGGTGACTATTTCAACCACCTCGCACGTTGCGGCAACATCGATCTGCAGAACCAGCAGGGCGAATCGCTGGAGCGCAGCACCAACATCGACACCCTGGGTGAAAAAGAACTGATTGGCGACCTCATCGCCGGCAAGGTGCAGTTGGCCCAGGTGAACCCGGGGCTGGTGCCCCAGTTGGTGGCAGCCGGCCAGCCCGCCCCGTTTGGCGTGCCCGGCAACAAGGCCAGCGGCGTGCGCAACTCCTACAAGCTGATCCTGATCACGCGTGTCGACAGCCCTTACAAACAACCCAAGGACCTCGTAGGCGCGAAGATCGCACACACCACACCGACGTCCAACTCGGGCAACCTGGCGCCCCGTGCGTTGTTCCCAGCCATTGGCCTGGTGCCCGATCAAAACTATGAAGTGGTGTTCTCCAAGGGCCATGAGCGTTCTGTCACGGGTGTGATGCATGGGTTCTACCCTGCAGCCGCCGTGGCCAGCGATCTTTACCAGCGCATGGTGGTCAAGGGCGAAGTGAAAGGCTCCAGCATCCGCACCCTGTGGGAGAGCCCCCCATTCATGACCGAGACATGGACGCTGGGCAAAGACGTATCGCCCGACCTGCAGGCCCGCGTGAAAAAGTGTTCTTACGCCTACAACTTCTCACCCAAACTGCGCCAGTTGCTGCCAGGCAACGACACCTTCTTGCCCATCAACTTTGATCGCGACTTCGCCACCGTGATGGAGGTCTACAACAAGACCCAGAAGGCAGGCGCCGCCAAGGCAGCAGGCAAATAA
- a CDS encoding LysR family transcriptional regulator has protein sequence MSAPHLSSRQLDAFLALAEQRSFTRAATLCHLSQPAFSALIRALEDDLGLRLFDRSTRHVDLTPEGQNFLESARRIRTEITSALAAVRDSATLQRGRVAVALLPSLAAGWLPGVLAQYRTAHPGIEIDIADVLSEPCIDRVASGHADFALAAIRADTPALQAEPFCSDNFYLVCPADHPLARRRKAITAQDLAAWPFIHLARTSSVRQYLEAALHPQAMHTLMEVEQLATVMGMVRAGLGISVVPALTLFHFEQPGLVTRPLSLPGLTRQIYLVRRRDVSLSVAAQALYALVMAQRP, from the coding sequence ATGAGCGCCCCCCACCTCTCCAGCCGCCAGCTCGACGCCTTCCTCGCGCTGGCCGAGCAGCGCAGCTTCACGCGCGCTGCCACTCTGTGCCACCTGTCGCAGCCCGCGTTCAGCGCCCTCATCCGCGCGCTGGAGGACGACCTGGGCCTGCGCCTGTTCGACCGCAGCACGCGGCATGTGGACCTCACGCCCGAGGGGCAGAATTTTCTGGAGTCTGCCCGCCGCATCCGCACCGAAATCACCAGCGCGCTGGCCGCCGTGCGCGACAGCGCCACGCTGCAGCGCGGGCGTGTGGCCGTGGCGCTGCTGCCGTCGCTGGCCGCAGGCTGGCTGCCGGGCGTGCTGGCGCAGTACCGCACGGCCCACCCCGGCATTGAGATCGACATTGCCGATGTGCTGTCAGAGCCTTGCATTGACCGTGTGGCCAGCGGCCATGCCGACTTTGCGCTGGCGGCCATCCGTGCCGACACCCCAGCCCTGCAGGCCGAGCCTTTTTGCAGCGACAACTTCTATCTGGTGTGCCCCGCAGACCACCCACTGGCGCGCCGCCGCAAAGCCATCACCGCGCAGGACCTGGCCGCCTGGCCTTTCATCCACCTGGCCCGCACCAGCAGCGTGCGCCAGTACCTCGAGGCCGCCCTGCACCCGCAGGCCATGCACACGCTGATGGAGGTGGAGCAGCTGGCCACCGTGATGGGCATGGTGCGCGCGGGCCTGGGCATCAGCGTGGTGCCTGCGCTCACGCTGTTTCACTTCGAGCAGCCAGGGCTGGTCACGCGGCCGCTGTCACTGCCGGGGCTGACGCGGCAGATCTACCTGGTGCGGCGGCGCGACGTAAGTCTTTCGGTGGCGGCGCAAGCGCTCTATGCGCTGGTGATGGCACAGCGGCCATAA
- a CDS encoding acyclic terpene utilization AtuA family protein, producing MPNDQKTNLLVGCAAGFSGDRTDAALPVVQALIASGQPAVLIFETLAERTLALAQLARRTDPDAGYEPLLVDLLRPVLAQCLAHGVRIVSNFGAANPHGAARRIHALAAKLGLARLRIAVLQGDDLSGPEHRALLQGALGAAMPTEPIVSANAYIGAQAIADALRAGADIVVCGRVADPSLVLGPALAHYGWALDDWDRLARATMAGHLLECGAQVTGGYFADPGYKDVAGLAQLGYPIAEIDADGHCTITKPPGTGGSITERTVKEQLLYELHEPAAYLTPDVVADITTARVTTVGSDAVRLEGVQGHARPATLKVNVCFESGWFAEGEISYAGPRAEARARLAGEVLRERLQGLGPLRIDLIGVTSIFGDDTSRWLNDPAAGDAHNDTRDVRLRVALQHRDHASAQRLVREVTALYTCGPAGGGGVRTAMRPRLGTVSCLVPREAVAVRFEMVD from the coding sequence ATGCCGAACGACCAAAAAACCAACCTGCTGGTGGGCTGCGCCGCCGGCTTCTCGGGCGACCGCACCGACGCGGCCCTGCCCGTGGTGCAGGCGCTCATCGCCAGCGGCCAGCCTGCGGTGCTCATCTTCGAGACGCTGGCCGAGCGCACGCTGGCGCTGGCCCAGCTCGCGCGCCGCACTGACCCCGATGCAGGTTACGAACCCCTGCTGGTGGACCTGCTGCGCCCCGTGCTGGCGCAGTGCCTGGCGCACGGCGTGCGCATCGTCAGCAACTTTGGCGCGGCCAACCCGCACGGCGCCGCGCGCCGCATCCACGCGCTGGCGGCCAAGCTGGGCCTTGCCCGCCTGCGCATTGCCGTGCTGCAGGGCGACGACCTGAGCGGCCCCGAACACCGCGCGCTGCTGCAGGGTGCGCTGGGCGCTGCGATGCCCACCGAGCCCATCGTCAGCGCCAACGCCTACATCGGCGCGCAGGCCATTGCCGATGCGCTGCGCGCAGGCGCCGATATCGTGGTGTGTGGCCGTGTGGCCGACCCGTCGCTGGTGCTGGGCCCCGCGCTGGCGCACTACGGGTGGGCATTGGACGACTGGGACCGGCTGGCCCGCGCCACCATGGCGGGGCATCTGCTGGAATGCGGTGCACAGGTCACAGGCGGCTACTTTGCCGACCCTGGCTACAAGGATGTGGCGGGCCTGGCGCAACTGGGCTACCCCATCGCCGAGATCGACGCCGACGGCCACTGCACCATCACCAAGCCCCCGGGCACAGGTGGCAGCATCACCGAGCGCACGGTGAAGGAACAGCTGCTGTACGAGTTGCACGAACCGGCGGCGTACCTCACGCCCGATGTGGTGGCCGACATCACCACCGCCCGCGTGACCACGGTGGGCTCCGACGCGGTGCGGCTAGAAGGCGTGCAGGGCCATGCGCGGCCCGCCACGCTCAAGGTCAACGTGTGTTTTGAATCGGGCTGGTTTGCAGAGGGCGAAATCTCCTACGCCGGCCCGCGCGCCGAAGCCCGCGCCCGCCTGGCGGGCGAGGTGCTGCGCGAGCGGTTGCAAGGCCTGGGCCCCCTGCGCATCGACCTGATCGGCGTGACCAGCATCTTTGGCGACGACACCAGCCGCTGGCTGAACGACCCCGCAGCGGGCGATGCCCACAATGACACCCGCGATGTGCGCCTGCGCGTGGCCCTGCAGCACCGCGACCACGCCAGCGCCCAGCGCCTGGTGCGCGAGGTGACTGCGCTCTACACCTGCGGCCCTGCGGGCGGCGGCGGGGTGCGCACCGCCATGCGCCCACGCCTGGGCACCGTGTCGTGCCTGGTGCCGCGCGAGGCCGTGGCCGTGCGGTTTGAGATGGTGGATTGA
- a CDS encoding Bug family tripartite tricarboxylate transporter substrate binding protein — translation MTHSSPRRALLATAAVLALGTLHAPAALAQAAGAYPAKAITFVVPFAAGSATDQLARALGQSITNDTKQPVVIDNKAGASGMIAASAVAKSAADGYSVLITTNTTHAANEHLYKKLSYDPVKDFAPVTGLGKGGQVLVVNASAPYKNVGELLAFAKKNPGKLSFGSGSSSSRMAGEMLKQLAAVDILHVPYKSNPLAITDLLGGQIDLMITDTSTGVPQVKAGKLRALGYSTQKRSTQLPDVPTIDEAGVKGYDMGYWFAAYVPANTPAPVVARLNELLGAATKSAAAKSFFDNAGSEVWTTTPDELAKFQAAETQKWGKVIKAAGIEAE, via the coding sequence ATGACCCATTCATCCCCCCGCCGTGCTCTGCTCGCCACTGCCGCCGTCCTGGCGCTGGGCACATTGCACGCCCCCGCTGCGCTGGCCCAGGCGGCAGGCGCCTACCCCGCCAAGGCCATCACCTTCGTCGTGCCCTTTGCCGCAGGCAGCGCCACCGACCAGCTGGCCCGCGCGCTGGGCCAGTCCATCACCAACGACACCAAGCAGCCCGTGGTCATCGACAACAAGGCGGGCGCCAGCGGCATGATCGCCGCGTCGGCCGTGGCCAAGTCGGCAGCCGATGGCTACAGCGTGCTCATCACCACCAACACCACACACGCCGCCAACGAGCACCTGTACAAAAAGCTGTCGTACGACCCGGTCAAGGACTTTGCCCCCGTCACCGGCCTGGGCAAGGGCGGGCAGGTGCTGGTGGTCAACGCCAGCGCGCCGTACAAAAACGTGGGCGAGCTGCTGGCCTTTGCCAAGAAAAACCCCGGCAAGCTCAGCTTTGGCAGCGGCAGCTCGTCGAGCCGCATGGCGGGCGAAATGCTCAAGCAGCTCGCGGCCGTGGACATCCTGCATGTGCCCTACAAGAGCAACCCGCTCGCCATCACCGACCTGCTGGGCGGGCAGATCGATCTGATGATCACCGACACCTCCACCGGGGTGCCGCAGGTCAAGGCGGGCAAGCTGCGTGCGCTGGGCTACTCCACGCAAAAGCGCAGCACCCAGCTGCCCGACGTGCCCACCATCGACGAGGCGGGCGTGAAGGGCTACGACATGGGTTACTGGTTTGCGGCCTACGTGCCTGCCAACACACCCGCGCCGGTGGTGGCGCGCCTCAATGAACTGCTGGGCGCCGCTACCAAAAGCGCGGCGGCCAAGAGCTTCTTCGACAACGCAGGCTCCGAAGTCTGGACCACCACCCCTGATGAACTCGCCAAGTTCCAAGCCGCTGAAACCCAGAAGTGGGGCAAGGTGATCAAGGCCGCTGGTATCGAGGCCGAGTAA
- a CDS encoding IS30 family transposase yields the protein MKQRPRIYYSDTQKALMWERWKQGWTLHEIGKLFDRAHSSIHRILAETGGFRPAQRSRAAIALTLAEREEISRAMVSGESIRSIATRLGRAPSTISREIKRNGGCDGYRATQADEAAWNRAQRPKRCKLRQNRALARIVAHKLRMLWSPEQIAGWLKQTYPCDESQHVSHETIYRSLFIQARGALKKELLEHLRRTRGMRRSRHYTQKTAIHGKIVDAVSISERPACVEDRAVPGHWEGDLVFGSGNSQIATLVERQTRYVMLVKLNGKDSQSVVKALIKSASKLPQELYKSLTWDRGSEMHAHKQFTMATDIQVYFCDPRSPWQRGSNENTNGLLRQYMPKGMNLSGLSQLQLNAIARQLNERPRKTLGFHTPAEMFSECVASTG from the coding sequence ATGAAACAGCGACCAAGAATCTACTATTCAGATACCCAGAAGGCGCTGATGTGGGAGCGCTGGAAGCAAGGCTGGACGCTGCATGAGATCGGCAAGCTCTTTGATCGCGCCCACTCGTCGATCCATCGGATACTTGCAGAGACGGGCGGATTCCGGCCTGCGCAGCGATCACGTGCAGCAATTGCATTGACGTTGGCAGAGCGCGAGGAGATCTCGCGGGCGATGGTGTCAGGCGAATCGATTCGCTCCATCGCAACGCGGCTCGGGCGAGCACCGTCGACGATCAGCCGAGAGATCAAGCGCAATGGCGGCTGTGATGGCTACCGTGCAACTCAGGCAGATGAAGCGGCTTGGAATCGAGCGCAGCGCCCAAAGCGCTGCAAGCTCAGGCAGAACCGTGCATTGGCCCGGATCGTGGCTCACAAGCTGCGGATGCTGTGGTCGCCGGAGCAAATTGCAGGTTGGCTCAAGCAAACTTATCCTTGCGACGAGAGCCAGCACGTGTCACACGAGACCATCTACCGCAGTCTGTTCATTCAAGCGCGTGGCGCCTTGAAGAAGGAGCTGTTGGAGCACCTCAGACGCACTCGTGGAATGCGCCGATCACGGCACTACACACAGAAGACGGCAATTCACGGAAAGATCGTTGACGCTGTTTCGATCAGCGAGCGCCCCGCTTGCGTCGAGGACCGGGCAGTGCCTGGTCACTGGGAAGGCGACTTGGTCTTTGGCAGTGGCAACAGCCAAATTGCGACACTGGTTGAACGTCAAACGCGATACGTGATGCTGGTGAAGCTGAATGGCAAAGACTCGCAGTCGGTCGTCAAGGCACTCATCAAGAGCGCCAGCAAGCTACCGCAGGAACTGTACAAGTCACTGACCTGGGACAGAGGCTCGGAGATGCATGCTCACAAGCAATTCACGATGGCTACCGACATCCAGGTGTACTTCTGCGACCCGCGAAGCCCATGGCAGCGGGGAAGCAACGAGAACACGAACGGCTTACTCAGGCAGTACATGCCCAAGGGCATGAATCTCTCGGGTCTCTCACAGCTTCAGCTCAACGCCATTGCGAGACAATTGAATGAGAGGCCGCGCAAGACGCTGGGCTTCCACACACCCGCTGAGATGTTCAGCGAATGTGTTGCATCGACCGGTTGA
- a CDS encoding AtaL-like protein, which translates to MIYSTATVNPAGEVPLTRAETWAGLVLKARDARLFLPPNLCTHCEVVQESGTHIVREATIAGQDLREIIAFEPQSKVTFFQAACPREGAIVNELFEDEHGQLQLRFYGYLGLRGKLPGGP; encoded by the coding sequence ATGATCTATTCCACCGCCACCGTCAACCCTGCCGGCGAAGTGCCACTCACCCGCGCCGAGACCTGGGCGGGCCTTGTGCTCAAGGCCCGCGATGCACGGCTTTTTCTGCCGCCCAACTTGTGCACCCACTGCGAGGTAGTGCAAGAAAGCGGCACGCATATCGTGCGCGAGGCCACCATCGCGGGGCAGGATCTGCGCGAGATCATCGCCTTCGAGCCGCAGAGCAAAGTGACCTTCTTCCAAGCTGCATGCCCGCGCGAGGGCGCGATCGTCAACGAGCTTTTTGAGGACGAACACGGGCAGCTCCAACTGCGGTTCTACGGCTACCTCGGCCTGCGCGGCAAGCTGCCCGGTGGCCCTTAG